The following are encoded in a window of Harmonia axyridis chromosome 7, icHarAxyr1.1, whole genome shotgun sequence genomic DNA:
- the LOC123685096 gene encoding UDP-glycosyltransferase UGT5-like produces MKTLGVTLLLLTCANVALSAKILGVFMTPSYSHQVVYQPIWRELSLRGHQVTVITPNPLHDNKLTNLTEIDVSASYKIFRDENEKGMLEGKSLLGEMKRFSKIFEMLSHYQLGHPEVQALIKNKNQTFDLLLVEYLYPSMYALKDVYNCPMIGITSLGITPFGNEIIGNPKNPAIEPDITMEVSVSKTFKERFLSTVLDLTGRVLSRYVLMNKLDKHVAQYIDEDIRPMREIVQDFSLVIVNSNLAIRNSKPVVPNLIDIAGIHIQKPKPLPKDLKHFLDTAKEGVVYFSLGSNMKSALIHPDKLDMILQVFAELPYKVLWKFEKEDMANRTDNVFIQKWLPQQDVLAHPNVKLFISQAGIQSIDEAIFKKVPLLLIPIFGDQPFNAHHMVSKGAALSLDYHNLNRVEFKNAILEMMNNPKYQSHMDDLHVIATDQIVPPLEKAVWWIEYVLRHDGAKHLMYSGRDVPFYQYYMLDIVAAVLATIIATVMIVVKTTKATIKFFMVSRSYVQNKMKKTQ; encoded by the exons ATGAAAACACTCGGTGTCACATTACTCCTCCTTACTTGCGCAAATGTTGCGTTGAGCGCGAAAATTTTGGGTGTCTTCATGACCCCTAGTTATAGCCACCAAGTCGTGTACCAACCGATCTGGAGAGAACTTTCGCTAAGAGGCCATCAAGTAACTGTGATCACTCCTAATCCACTACATGACAACAAGCTAACAAATCTAACGGAAATAGATGTCAGTGCTTCCTACAAGATATTCAGAGATGAGAACGAAAAAGGCATGTTGGAAGGAAAATCCCTACTTGGTGAGATGAAAAGATTCTCGAAGATTTTCGAGATGTTATCACATTACCAGCTCGGCCATCCTGAGGTACAGGCTTTGATTAAGAACAAAAATCAAACTTTCGACCTACTGTTGGTAGAATATCTATACCCTTCTATGTATGCGCTCAAGGACGTCTACAACTGCCCAATGATTGGAATAACCTCACTTGGTATTACACCCTTCGGAAACGAAATTATTGGTAATCCTAAAAATCCTGCAATTGAACCTGATATCACCATGGAGGTTTCCGTTAGCAAAACATTCAAAGAACGTTTTTTGAGCACCGTACTGGATTTAACTGGAAGAGTACTATCCCGGTATGTACTCATGAATAAACTAGACAAACATGTTGCTCAATATATTGATGAAGACATCAGGCCAATGAGAGAAATCGTCCAAGACTTCAGCTTGGTAATAGTCAACTCGAATTTGGCTATCAGGAACTCAAAACCTGTGGTTCCGAATCTCATAGACATTGCTGGAATACATATTCAGAAGCCAAAACCTTTGCCCAAG GACTTGAAACACTTCTTGGACACAGCCAAAGAAGGAGTCGTGTACTTCAGCCTGGGATCGAACATGAAGAGCGCCTTGATACACCCTGATAAGCTTGATATGATCTTACAAGTGTTCGCGGAGTTGCCCTACAAGGTCTTATGGAAATTCGAAAAGGAAGATATGGCGAACAGAACAGACAACGTTTTTATCCAAAAATGGCTGCCACAACAAGATGTTTTGGCCCATCCAAACGTCAAACTTTTCATATCACAGGCTGGAATACAATCAATCGACGAGGCTATCTTCAAAAAGGTTCCTCTACTGTTGATTCCAATCTTCGGAGATCAACCATTCAATGCTCACCACATGGTCTCCAAGGGAGCAGCTTTGTCTCTAGATTACCACAACTTGAACAGAGTAGAGTTCAAGAACGCAATACTTGAGATGATGAACAATCCAAA ATATCAAAGCCACATGGACGATCTTCACGTCATTGCCACAGACCAAATTGTTCCCCCTCTAGAGAAAGCTGTCTGGTGGATTGAGTATGTTCTTCGTCATGATGGTGCAAAACATCTTATGTACAGTGGAAGAGACGTTCCATTCTATCAGTACTACATGCTCGATATCGTAGCAGCTGTGTTAGCTACCATCATAGCCACTGTGATGATTGTGGTGAAGACGACGAAAGCAACTATCAAATTCTTCATGGTGTCTAGAAGTTACGTGCagaataaaatgaagaaaactcaGTAG